The proteins below come from a single Carnobacterium divergens DSM 20623 genomic window:
- a CDS encoding Dps family protein: MQKTNIDVKAILNKQVANHGVLYTKFHQHHWYVQGASFYTLHEKFEELFNSIAANSDEIAERLIAIGGAPYSTLSEYLEHASIEEKPYTKKISANDMVASVVHDYRIIRDEISEGIELTGEAGDDSTQDMLIAYKTEIEKNIWMLQAFLDQSPLEGE; encoded by the coding sequence ATGCAAAAAACGAATATTGATGTCAAAGCTATTTTAAACAAACAGGTAGCCAATCACGGAGTTTTATATACAAAGTTCCATCAACATCATTGGTACGTACAAGGAGCTAGTTTTTATACACTTCATGAAAAATTTGAAGAATTATTTAACAGCATTGCAGCAAATAGCGATGAAATTGCAGAACGTTTAATTGCAATTGGAGGCGCACCTTACTCAACATTATCCGAATACCTAGAACATGCATCAATCGAAGAAAAACCTTACACTAAAAAAATCAGTGCCAACGACATGGTGGCTTCAGTCGTTCATGATTATCGTATTATTCGCGATGAAATCAGCGAAGGTATAGAGTTGACTGGGGAAGCTGGAGATGATTCAACACAAGATATGTTGATTGCCTACAAAACTGAAATTGAAAAAAACATTTGGATGTTACAAGCCTTCTTAGATCAATCACCGTTAGAAGGAGAGTAA
- a CDS encoding SMI1/KNR4 family protein, with protein MYFIETPFFPTTNYSVSPTPFFNHYTIKDLPKAYLHLLEEQNGGYLTKNALPTSEPTRDGLDMVAIHTILGIQKEGAPSILEQKELHEAFHLPDYFIVFSYQNEQFFGFDYSILNANGEPKIRYIDTDTDQWLYLADSFEEFLVLLRKDSFTLNDAKELSLIEANHIFLIGENFEIEELLTRFETTTHKEWYFNWLAYLAKSDQPPLVAASLQAFETQVFYFHSKLPESVNNLVSIFLSLETQKNSSTLVAILKELNEN; from the coding sequence ATGTATTTTATTGAAACGCCTTTTTTCCCAACTACTAACTATTCAGTCTCACCTACTCCATTTTTCAACCATTACACTATAAAAGACCTACCAAAAGCTTATCTGCATTTATTGGAAGAACAAAATGGAGGGTACTTAACTAAAAATGCTCTACCAACCAGCGAACCGACTCGTGACGGACTTGATATGGTAGCAATTCATACTATTTTAGGTATCCAAAAAGAAGGGGCACCTAGTATTCTTGAGCAAAAAGAACTTCATGAAGCTTTTCATTTACCTGATTATTTTATTGTTTTTAGTTATCAAAATGAACAATTTTTTGGTTTTGATTATTCCATTTTAAATGCAAATGGGGAACCTAAAATTCGTTATATTGATACAGATACGGATCAATGGCTATACTTAGCCGATTCATTTGAAGAATTTTTGGTTTTGTTGCGTAAAGATTCTTTTACTTTAAATGATGCAAAAGAACTCTCTTTAATTGAGGCTAATCATATTTTTTTGATTGGAGAAAATTTTGAAATTGAAGAATTGTTAACTCGCTTTGAAACAACCACTCATAAAGAATGGTATTTTAACTGGCTTGCTTATCTTGCCAAATCCGACCAACCACCGCTTGTTGCCGCTTCTCTTCAAGCATTTGAAACTCAAGTTTTCTATTTTCATTCAAAATTACCCGAATCTGTAAATAACTTAGTCTCTATTTTTTTAAGTCTTGAGACTCAAAAAAACTCGTCTACTTTAGTTGCTATTTTAAAAGAATTGAACGAGAACTAA
- a CDS encoding class A sortase has protein sequence MVKNKQQKSTKNKVINILAGLLLIIGLLLIFSNPIKYWIIGQMSNKNAVSNVSAASIEKNNQTKGEFDFDKVVDLDLETIAKARLYQDKMAVVGGIAIPGVKINLPIIKGVSNYNLAVGAGTMKENQVMGEGNYALAGHNMIDKDLLFSPLYKLKMDDEIYLTDLTDVYVYKTSFIETVNPDRVDLIDDVEGKTLLTLVTCNPDGSKRLVVQGEFVKKVPIKKATKEMKKAFDIEKNVTK, from the coding sequence ATGGTTAAAAATAAACAGCAAAAAAGTACCAAAAATAAGGTAATCAATATTTTAGCAGGTTTGCTACTGATTATTGGTTTACTTTTAATATTTAGTAACCCAATAAAATACTGGATCATCGGTCAAATGTCTAATAAAAATGCGGTCTCTAATGTATCAGCAGCAAGCATTGAAAAAAACAATCAAACCAAAGGTGAATTTGATTTTGATAAAGTAGTAGATTTAGATTTAGAAACAATCGCTAAAGCAAGACTATATCAAGATAAAATGGCTGTTGTAGGTGGAATTGCGATTCCAGGTGTAAAAATTAACTTACCGATTATTAAGGGCGTTTCGAACTATAATTTAGCAGTTGGCGCGGGTACAATGAAAGAAAATCAAGTAATGGGTGAGGGGAATTATGCCTTAGCTGGACATAATATGATCGATAAAGATTTACTATTTAGTCCATTATACAAATTAAAAATGGATGATGAGATTTATTTAACAGATTTAACAGATGTCTATGTGTATAAAACGTCATTTATTGAAACAGTCAATCCAGACCGTGTTGATTTAATTGATGATGTTGAAGGCAAAACTTTATTGACGTTAGTTACATGTAATCCAGATGGCTCAAAACGTTTAGTTGTGCAAGGTGAATTTGTCAAAAAAGTACCTATAAAAAAAGCAACAAAAGAAATGAAAAAAGCATTTGATATTGAAAAAAATGTGACTAAATAA
- a CDS encoding T7SS effector LXG polymorphic toxin translates to MGLEMHHGEVDSQKNSSVSFYIELIQAMEQMSSSIDNFSNATLLKGTAYDSAKSYFSQTHKNLAQGFVYLAEEMIRQVEEFPSGFKSSVSGSDVIEDQLNDQLNRLRSLAAGAEALSKALPLMNPLVSLYEAMEKSIQEKITKLHDYNQTSSSSFETAIQMIDNLTNGLADIGNDKGWDSSSGSFNLTGLKMDWVQPIKDIESKKREKEQKEPDTTGRKYIFLEIAPGVRMWVWSSDGRTANQSDLIFTERHNAWKVKYAIKQEMEREPSIEELIMENYTYHFKRFKTGKDENGRELTTLEKIQSGSVILSGIASLASIGYWGNKVGASSTPKTPKGKTLPKTKHPVTKKASGAKLNKLTPNEINNMSLDELRNSIPDDWQIFENNGRVHIKDANGNFRVKIDPPDKVTQYKHMHIYDSDYNPLDINGNIVGRKSSDAHIPWADK, encoded by the coding sequence TTGGGATTAGAAATGCATCACGGTGAAGTCGATTCACAAAAAAATAGCTCCGTTAGTTTTTATATTGAATTGATACAAGCTATGGAACAGATGAGTTCTTCTATTGATAATTTTTCTAACGCTACTCTTTTAAAGGGAACTGCGTATGATAGTGCGAAAAGTTATTTTTCACAAACACATAAGAATCTAGCACAAGGTTTTGTGTACTTAGCCGAAGAGATGATACGACAAGTAGAAGAGTTCCCTTCTGGTTTCAAATCAAGTGTATCTGGATCAGATGTGATTGAAGATCAGTTAAATGATCAATTAAATAGACTTCGTTCACTTGCAGCTGGAGCAGAAGCATTGAGTAAGGCATTGCCTTTAATGAATCCTTTGGTCAGTCTTTACGAAGCCATGGAAAAATCCATACAAGAAAAAATTACAAAATTACATGACTATAATCAAACCTCAAGTAGTTCATTTGAAACAGCTATTCAAATGATCGATAATTTAACTAACGGTTTAGCAGATATTGGAAATGATAAAGGTTGGGATTCATCTTCTGGAAGTTTCAATCTCACTGGTTTAAAAATGGATTGGGTTCAACCTATTAAAGATATTGAGTCTAAAAAAAGAGAGAAAGAACAAAAAGAGCCTGATACAACGGGAAGAAAATATATATTCTTAGAAATTGCTCCAGGTGTTAGAATGTGGGTATGGTCATCAGATGGGCGCACAGCTAATCAATCTGATTTGATATTCACCGAAAGACATAATGCTTGGAAAGTAAAATATGCAATTAAACAAGAGATGGAGAGAGAGCCTTCGATTGAAGAACTGATAATGGAAAATTATACTTATCACTTCAAACGATTCAAAACTGGAAAAGATGAGAACGGTAGAGAGTTAACTACTTTAGAAAAAATTCAAAGTGGTTCGGTAATTTTAAGCGGTATTGCTTCGTTGGCAAGTATCGGTTATTGGGGAAATAAAGTTGGAGCATCATCTACACCTAAAACGCCAAAAGGAAAAACGCTACCTAAGACGAAACATCCCGTAACTAAGAAAGCCAGTGGGGCTAAACTTAACAAACTAACACCTAATGAAATTAATAATATGTCGTTAGATGAATTAAGGAATAGTATCCCTGATGATTGGCAAATTTTTGAAAATAATGGTCGGGTTCATATAAAAGATGCAAATGGTAATTTTAGGGTTAAAATTGACCCGCCTGACAAAGTTACTCAGTATAAACACATGCACATATATGATAGTGATTATAACCCATTGGATATAAATGGAAATATTGTTGGTAGGAAAAGTTCAGATGCTCATATTCCTTGGGCAGATAAATAA